Genomic segment of Streptomyces sp. NBC_01210:
TTGAGCGACCCGGCCGGGGCCGGACCCCCGGTGTTGGGGAAGGTGCGCAGGTCAGGGGCTACGAGGGGGGTGGCGCAGGGGGGCGTAATCGGGAATCTTCCGGCCCTTGCTCCGATCGGGGGGCGCTCCGTGCGGAACTACCCTCTTCTGAATTGACCCTGGCTCAACTATGTTCGTACCTCGTCGGGGTGTCCGGTCGTGGCACGCCCGACAGACAGGGCGGGGAAGTCTCCGGGGGGAGACACCATGACCGGGGGAACGTGTATGACCATTCAGGATTCGCATTGGCAGGCTGCTGTTTCACCGGCTTCGGTCGCTGACGGGAACGGTGGCAACGGCGGTAATGGACGAGTGGGATCGGGCGGGGCCAGCCGCTCGGCGCCACTTCGTGTGGACGCACAGCGCAATCTCGAGCATGTACTGCGGGCGGCTCGCGAGGTGTTCGGCGAGCTGGGCTACGGGGCGCCGATGGAGGACGTGGCGCGCCGGGCCAGGGTCGGAGTCGGGACCGTGTACCGGCGCTTCCCGAGCAAGGACGTTCTGGTGCGCCGGATAGCCGAGGAGGAGACCTCCCGGCTGACCGAGCAGGCGCGTACGGCTCTGGGGCAGGAGGAGGAGCCGTGGTCGGCGCTCTCCCGCTTCCTGCGTACGTCGGTGGCATCGGGTGCGGGCCGGCTGCTGCCGCCGCAGGTGCTGCGGGTGGGCGTGGACTCCGAGGAGCCGACGACGGCCGTCGTGGCGGGCGAGGCGCGGGTGCCGCACCAGCGGGTCGGCGCACCGGCCGAGCTGCGGGTGGTCGAGCCGTCTCCGGTGCCCGCGGAGGAGCAGGACGACACGGCCGCGACGGACCTGCTGGATGTCGTGGGGCAACTGGTCGACCGGGCACGGGCGGCGGGTGAGCTGCGCGGCGATGTGACCGTGGCGGACGTTCTGCTGGTGATAGCCACGGCTGCGCCGGCGCTGCCGGACGCGGCGCAGCAGGCGGCGGCCTCGGCCCGGCTGCTGGACATTCTGCTGGAGGGGCTGCGGTCACGGTCCGCCTGATCGGCGCCGACCAGCGTCGGCCGACGTCACCAACTGACTGCTGCGTGGGGTCGGTTTGCGCCTACACCGATGTGCCTTCACCGAACAAGTGGTGGGTGGTGCTGGGTTCGGGAAGTCTCCCCGGATGAGTGGTTGCCGGACATAAGGGTTAGATGAACTGGCACTCTGTGGCACTCTGGCCCGGTGTTCGGGTCCGAGGGTGCTTACGGGGGCTTCCGCGATGAGCAGTGACGGTCGGGACGAGTCACTCAGTGGTACGGGCGGTTCGGATTCGGCCGGTCTGCCCTCGCGACAGGTGCCGAGCCAGGCCGGGCCCGGTAGGTCTTCAGGTGCGTCCGGCCCTGGTGGTCCCGGTGGTCCTTCCGGTCCGGCCGGAGCTCCGGGCCCTGCCGAGGATGGCCCGGAGGAGTGCACCGTACCGCCGCAGCGCGGGGGTGCCGGGCTCGAGTCCGTACCGCGGCCTCGCCGTGAGCTGCCGTCGTCCGACGCCGAGTTGATCCGGCGCACGCGGGAGGGCGACGACAGCGCCTACGAGGAACTGTTCCGCCGCCACTCCGGCGCCGTCCGCGGGTACGCGCGCACCTGCTGCCGGGACGCGCACACCGCCGACGATCTGACGGCCGAGGTGTTCGCGCGGACGCTGCAGGCGGTGCGCGGAGGTGCGGGGCCCGAGCAGGCGGTACGGGCGTATCTGCTCACGACGGTCCGGCGGGTGGCCGCGGCCTGGATGAAAACAGCGCGGCGGGAGCAATTGGTCGAGGACTTCGCGGTGTTCGCCGCGGAGGCCGCCCGTAGCTCCGACGCGGCGAGCGAAGGCACCCTCGGCCTCGGCGCCGATGTGCGGGCGATGCACGAAGCCGAGCGGTCGCTGGCCCTGCAGGCCTTCCGCTCGCTGCCCGAGCGCTGGCAGGCGGTGCTCTGGCACACCACCGTCGAGGAGGAGTCACCGAGCGAGGTCGCGCCGCTCTTCGGGCTGACCGCCAATGCCACGGCGGTACTGGCCGGCCGGGCGCGCGAGGGCCTCAAGCAGGCATATCTGCAGGCCCATGTGAGTTCCGCGCTCACCTCGGGCGGCGACTGCGCCCGGTACGCCGACCGGCTGGGGGCGTACTCCCGCGGGGGTCTGCGGATGCAGGCCGAGCGCGGACTGCGCAAGCACTTGGAAGAGTGCGCGAGATGCCGGCTCGCAGCGCGCGAGCTGGCACATGTCAACGCCGGGATTCCGGCGCTGCTTCCGGTCGCGGTCATCGGCTGGTTCGCCGCCGGGTACTCGCTCAAGGCCGCCGGGATCGTGGCGGCCGGGGCCGCCGGCGCTGCGGGGGCGGGAGCTGGTGCCGCTGCCTCCGGAGGCGCGGGCGCCTCGGGTGCTTCTGGCGCCTCCGGGGGCGCGGCCAGTGGGGCCGGTGGGGCTGGTGGGGCCGCGGCGTCGGAGGGTCTTGGCGCCCTGGCGAAGGCGGGGATCGCGACGACGGTGGCCGTGGCGGCGGCCGCCGGACTGATGTGGGCCCTCGCCCATGATCCCGAGCCCGTTCCGAAGCACGAGGCGAAGCCCCCGGCCGAGGAGCCCGTCGTACCTCTGAAGCCCACTCCGTCACCGAAGCCGAAGTTTCCGGCCCCGCCCGGGCCGGAGCAGCCCGGGCCGGAGCAGTCCGCGCCTCCGGACAGGCCGTCCCTGAAGCCGACGCCTCTGAATCCCACGACGAACCCCACGACGAACCCCGCGACGAAGCCGAAGCCGACGCCGACGCCTTCCAAGCCCAACGCCCCGGTCCCGCCGACGTCCACTCCGGACCCCACGCCCAAACCCCGGCCCAAGCCCACCCCGCCGCCTCCGCCGGCCCCGCGGGTGTACCAGGTCAACCAGCTGGAGTACGGCGTCTTCGGCGACCACACCAGGCCCGAGGTGCGGCTCGGACTGAGCAGTTGGCTCTGGCAGCGCTGGGGCATGTCCATCGGCGGCACGCGGTACGCGCACGGGGTGACCGTGCACGCCGCGTCCTCCGTCACCATCGACCTCAACCGCCAGTGCAGCGCCTTTGACGCGATGGTCGGCATCGACAATCTGACTCTGGGCCCGGCGGCGGCGCGCTTCTCGGTGTACGGGGGCGGTGGGCGGCTGTGGCGGTCCCCGGTGATGCGCGCCGGAGCCGCGGCCGTACCGGCGCATGTGCCGATCGCCGGGCAGAAGACGATCCGGCTGGTCGTGGACCCGCACACGCCGTTGGACTCGGTGGCGCTCGTGGACTGGGCCCAGTCGCAGATCAGCTGCCGCTGACCGCCTCCGGCTTCCCCGCGTCCTCAAGGAGGTCGATGACCTGGGTGACGGTGAGCGCGCGGCCCGCTGCGCACTCGTTCTCGTAGCGCCGGATTCCGAGCTCGGCACGGGCGCGTGAGCGGATTTGGTCGGCGTCCGTCTGTTCCGGTACGGAGCGGGGGCTGTGCGAGCGCCAGGTGTCGGTGGCGGCCAGGACCCGGACGGCGAGCGTGAGTTGGCCGTTCAGCGTGAGTACGCTCGCGGCGCTGTCGGCCAGCAGGGCGGTGATGAACTCCGCGCAGTGGGCGTCGCGCGCCTTGCGGAGTGCGGCCGCCAGGCCCTGTAGCGCCGCTGCCGGCCCGGTCGCCGGCTCGTACGCGGCGATCCCGGCGTCCACACCGTCGAGCACCGCCGCGAATTGTGGTGGCGGGCTGCCGTTCCCGCTCAGTTCGCGTGCCTGGTCCATCAGGCTGCGGGCCCGGGGTATCTCGCCGCGCTCCAGCGCGATGGCGGCGCGCATCATGCAGACATAGGCGCGGGTGTCCTGGACGTGGTAGCGCTCGGCCTCCTCGGCCGCTTCGTCGAAGCCCTTCTCGGCGGCCGCGGTGTCACCGGCGCGGTAGGTGAGTTCGGCGAGGCGGGCAATGAGGAACGGGGCTTCGGCGTATGCGCCGACCTCGCGGGCGAGTGCCAGCGCCTCCTCGTACGCGATGCGGGACTCCGCGTACCGGCCGCGCATCATTCCCGCCTCGGCCGCCGCGCTCGCCACCTGTGCGCGCATCCAGCGGTCGCCGACACGGCGGCTCACCTCGCGCAGCACGGCGAGGTCCTCGTCGATGCCGGGCATGCCGCCGGGCATGTCGACGACCAGGTGGGTGCGGAACATCAGCGTGACGCCGTACTCCCATTCGCCGCCGTACGCACGGGCGTTGACGACGGCGGCATCCAGCAGCTCACGGACGTCCTGCGCGTCGCCGGTGAGGTACGAGGCCATCGGCCAGAGCAGTCCGGGGAAGCGGGCGGCCTCCGGTCCCGGCCGGCTGAAGGCGTCCTGCACACGGCGCAGCAGGGCCATCAGCTCAGCATTCTCCCGCAGCATCTCGGCCGGTCGGCTCTCCACGGCGAGGAAGAACCTCAGCATGACCAGATTCATCCGGGGCCAGTAAAGGGGGTTGTCCTCGTCGACCGGGTCCGGGCCGAGGCGTACGGTGCGCTCCACCCAGGACAGGCCTTCGGCGCGGTAGTTGCGCAGCCACCAGAACCAGCCCATCCCGAAGACCAGGCGCAGCGCAGTCTCTTCGTCGCGGGTCTCGACGACGGCGCGGTGGACGGCGGCGCGGATGTTGTCGAGGTCGGCTTCGATGCGGCCGATCCAAGGGAGCTGGTCGCCGGAGCGCAGGCGCGGCTCTGCCTCCTCGACGAGGGCGGCGAAGTGGGCGGTGTGGGCGCGGGCCGCGGCGTCCCGTACGGCCGGGGTCTCCGCGGCGCGCTCCGTGGCGTACTCGTGAATGGTCTCCAGCAGCCGGTAGCGCATCTCGCCGTCGCTGATGGGTGTGGCGGTGACGAGGGACTTGTCGACGAGTGCGCCGAGGTGGATGGCGGCGTCTTCGTCGCAGACGGCTTCGGCGGCGGGGAGATCCCAGCCGCCGGCGAAGACGGCGAGTTGGCGCAGAAGGGTGCGTTCGGGGTCGTCGAGGAGGTCCCAGGACCAGTCGACGACGGCGCGCAGGGTCTGTTGGCGCGGCAGTACGGTGCGGCTGCCGCTGGTCAGCAGGCGGAAGCGGTCGTCCAGGCGGTCGGCGATCTGGCGCGGGGTGAGCATCCGCAGCCGGGCGGCGGCGAGTTCGATGGCGAGCGGCAGTCCGTCGAGACGACGGCAGATCTCGGCGGCCGCGGCGGCGGTGGCCTCATCGGTGTCGATACGGAAACCGGGCCTGGCCGCCGCGCCCCGCTCGGCGAGCAGCCGCAGCGCCATCGGATCCGGCAGCGGTTCCACCGGGCGCACCAACTCGCCCGGCACGCCCAGCGGTTCCCGGCTGGTGGCGAGGATGCGCAGGTGGGGGCAGTGGGTGAGGAGGGTCTCGGCGAGTTCGGCGGCCGCGTCGACGACATGCTCGCAGTTGTCGAGTACGAGGAGGAAAGGGCGGTGGGCGAGGTGCTCGACCAGCCGGTCGGTGGGGTCGGCGGGCAGGGGCTGGGCCTCGCGGGCGATGAGGGTGGTCTCACGCAGACCGAG
This window contains:
- a CDS encoding TetR/AcrR family transcriptional regulator codes for the protein MTIQDSHWQAAVSPASVADGNGGNGGNGRVGSGGASRSAPLRVDAQRNLEHVLRAAREVFGELGYGAPMEDVARRARVGVGTVYRRFPSKDVLVRRIAEEETSRLTEQARTALGQEEEPWSALSRFLRTSVASGAGRLLPPQVLRVGVDSEEPTTAVVAGEARVPHQRVGAPAELRVVEPSPVPAEEQDDTAATDLLDVVGQLVDRARAAGELRGDVTVADVLLVIATAAPALPDAAQQAAASARLLDILLEGLRSRSA
- a CDS encoding BTAD domain-containing putative transcriptional regulator; amino-acid sequence: MRYLILGVTEAHDERGGVLPLGGPRLRRLLAALALRVGRAVSVGELVDDVWGGEPPHDAPAALQALVGRLRRALGKDAVESAPGGYRLAAAKDDVDLYVFERLTRRATAELAEPETAARTLRTALALWRGPALADLPDGEHAARPEAQRLAAIQQRIMADLGRGATQTLVPELQELTAAHPYHEPFRALLIRALRAEGRQADALVAYEEARRALADGLGADPGPELTSLYEELLHAPALPEPPRSHGNIRPRLTSFVGRDSELRAIRADVTRSRLVTLTGPGGSGKTRLAVEAAPAAAPHGAWLVELAPLDDPSALPGAVLSALGLRETTLIAREAQPLPADPTDRLVEHLAHRPFLLVLDNCEHVVDAAAELAETLLTHCPHLRILATSREPLGVPGELVRPVEPLPDPMALRLLAERGAAARPGFRIDTDEATAAAAAEICRRLDGLPLAIELAAARLRMLTPRQIADRLDDRFRLLTSGSRTVLPRQQTLRAVVDWSWDLLDDPERTLLRQLAVFAGGWDLPAAEAVCDEDAAIHLGALVDKSLVTATPISDGEMRYRLLETIHEYATERAAETPAVRDAAARAHTAHFAALVEEAEPRLRSGDQLPWIGRIEADLDNIRAAVHRAVVETRDEETALRLVFGMGWFWWLRNYRAEGLSWVERTVRLGPDPVDEDNPLYWPRMNLVMLRFFLAVESRPAEMLRENAELMALLRRVQDAFSRPGPEAARFPGLLWPMASYLTGDAQDVRELLDAAVVNARAYGGEWEYGVTLMFRTHLVVDMPGGMPGIDEDLAVLREVSRRVGDRWMRAQVASAAAEAGMMRGRYAESRIAYEEALALAREVGAYAEAPFLIARLAELTYRAGDTAAAEKGFDEAAEEAERYHVQDTRAYVCMMRAAIALERGEIPRARSLMDQARELSGNGSPPPQFAAVLDGVDAGIAAYEPATGPAAALQGLAAALRKARDAHCAEFITALLADSAASVLTLNGQLTLAVRVLAATDTWRSHSPRSVPEQTDADQIRSRARAELGIRRYENECAAGRALTVTQVIDLLEDAGKPEAVSGS
- a CDS encoding sigma-70 family RNA polymerase sigma factor, with the protein product MSSDGRDESLSGTGGSDSAGLPSRQVPSQAGPGRSSGASGPGGPGGPSGPAGAPGPAEDGPEECTVPPQRGGAGLESVPRPRRELPSSDAELIRRTREGDDSAYEELFRRHSGAVRGYARTCCRDAHTADDLTAEVFARTLQAVRGGAGPEQAVRAYLLTTVRRVAAAWMKTARREQLVEDFAVFAAEAARSSDAASEGTLGLGADVRAMHEAERSLALQAFRSLPERWQAVLWHTTVEEESPSEVAPLFGLTANATAVLAGRAREGLKQAYLQAHVSSALTSGGDCARYADRLGAYSRGGLRMQAERGLRKHLEECARCRLAARELAHVNAGIPALLPVAVIGWFAAGYSLKAAGIVAAGAAGAAGAGAGAAASGGAGASGASGASGGAASGAGGAGGAAASEGLGALAKAGIATTVAVAAAAGLMWALAHDPEPVPKHEAKPPAEEPVVPLKPTPSPKPKFPAPPGPEQPGPEQSAPPDRPSLKPTPLNPTTNPTTNPATKPKPTPTPSKPNAPVPPTSTPDPTPKPRPKPTPPPPPAPRVYQVNQLEYGVFGDHTRPEVRLGLSSWLWQRWGMSIGGTRYAHGVTVHAASSVTIDLNRQCSAFDAMVGIDNLTLGPAAARFSVYGGGGRLWRSPVMRAGAAAVPAHVPIAGQKTIRLVVDPHTPLDSVALVDWAQSQISCR